The proteins below come from a single Rhizobium tropici CIAT 899 genomic window:
- a CDS encoding BA14K family protein — protein MTILGKTLVMSAVAAALTVTSMSVASADEYWRHHNRDGWALGAAGLATGLIVGSAIASQPRYVEPAPAYVDPDYDAPPPAYYYRPPPRRVYVERDVSYDAPPPAYGLRPWSPAWMRYCYDRYRSFDSRSGTYVGYDGMRHFCTAD, from the coding sequence ATGACCATACTCGGCAAAACGCTCGTCATGTCTGCCGTCGCTGCGGCGTTGACAGTCACTTCCATGAGCGTTGCTTCCGCCGATGAATATTGGCGCCATCACAACCGCGATGGTTGGGCGCTCGGCGCTGCGGGGCTTGCAACCGGCTTGATCGTCGGCTCCGCCATTGCCAGCCAGCCGCGCTACGTCGAGCCGGCCCCGGCCTATGTCGATCCGGACTACGATGCGCCTCCTCCGGCCTATTATTATCGTCCACCGCCGCGCCGTGTTTATGTCGAGCGTGACGTCAGTTATGACGCGCCGCCGCCGGCATATGGCCTGCGTCCCTGGTCGCCGGCGTGGATGCGTTATTGCTACGACCGTTATAGAAGCTTCGACAGCCGCTCCGGCACCTATGTCGGCTATGACGGCATGCGCCATTTCTGCACGGCCGATTGA
- a CDS encoding LysR family transcriptional regulator, with product MTGVAEPSWDFYRTFLAVLEHGSLSAAARELGLTQPTVGRHILALEQSVGAELFTRSQQGLLPTDAAMVLKPYAETLASTAAALLRAASGSKDKVSGTVRISASEVIGAEVLPPILAKLQARYPDLIVELSASDTVEDLLQREADIAVRMVAPAQEALLARHIGVISLGLFAHRSYIERYGKPETVGDLRRHKLIGFDRQTAYIRMMTKRYPVLEGISFSFRSDHSIALHNALRAGIGIGFLQIPLASRDPALVQLLPEIKVEIDTWIVMHENLKTSPRCRVTFDALVMGLLDYIKENNVENGS from the coding sequence ATGACCGGAGTCGCTGAGCCAAGCTGGGATTTCTATCGAACCTTTCTTGCCGTGCTGGAACACGGCTCACTGTCGGCTGCGGCGCGCGAGCTCGGTCTGACACAGCCGACGGTCGGCCGTCACATCCTCGCATTGGAGCAATCGGTCGGCGCGGAGCTGTTCACGCGTTCGCAACAGGGGCTGCTGCCCACCGATGCCGCTATGGTTCTGAAACCCTATGCCGAGACTTTGGCCAGCACAGCCGCGGCTCTGCTGCGCGCAGCCTCCGGCTCGAAGGACAAGGTCAGCGGCACGGTGCGCATCAGTGCGAGCGAAGTCATCGGCGCCGAAGTGCTGCCGCCAATCCTTGCCAAGCTGCAGGCAAGATATCCGGATCTGATCGTGGAGCTTTCGGCCTCCGACACGGTGGAGGATCTGCTGCAGCGTGAGGCCGATATCGCCGTGCGCATGGTTGCGCCGGCGCAAGAAGCACTGCTTGCCCGGCATATCGGCGTCATCTCTCTCGGCCTCTTCGCCCATCGCAGCTATATCGAGCGGTACGGCAAGCCCGAAACCGTCGGGGATTTGCGTCGGCACAAGCTCATAGGCTTCGATCGCCAGACTGCCTATATCCGCATGATGACGAAGCGTTATCCTGTGCTCGAAGGCATTTCCTTCAGCTTTCGCTCCGATCACAGCATTGCTCTGCATAATGCCCTGCGCGCCGGCATCGGCATCGGCTTCCTTCAAATTCCCCTGGCAAGCCGCGATCCAGCCCTCGTGCAGTTGTTGCCGGAGATCAAGGTCGAGATCGACACCTGGATCGTCATGCACGAAAATCTGAAGACGTCGCCACGCTGTCGCGTGACATTCGATGCGCTGGTGATGGGGTTGCTTGATTACATCAAGGAAAACAACGTGGAGAATGGATCCTGA
- a CDS encoding AAA family ATPase, translated as MGIKNYLIEGVSGTGKTAVAAELQRRGYHVIHGDRELAYKGDPETGEPLDAYALQKHIADVAFGHRHHLWDVGKVKSLAADRTHPISFFCGGSRNFDRFIDLFDKIFVLNVDLDTLRHRLASRPEDEFGGSPAERDVIMRLHATQEDAPKNAVSIDATAPLASVVDDILSKC; from the coding sequence ATGGGCATCAAGAACTATTTGATCGAAGGTGTTTCAGGAACCGGCAAGACCGCTGTCGCCGCCGAACTGCAGCGGCGCGGGTATCATGTGATCCATGGTGACCGGGAGTTGGCCTATAAGGGCGATCCGGAAACGGGTGAACCGCTGGATGCTTATGCCCTGCAGAAGCACATTGCGGATGTGGCCTTCGGGCACAGACATCACCTTTGGGATGTCGGCAAGGTCAAATCCCTGGCCGCGGATCGAACCCACCCGATCTCCTTCTTCTGCGGCGGCTCCCGGAATTTCGATCGCTTTATCGATCTGTTCGATAAAATCTTCGTTCTGAATGTCGATTTGGACACGCTGCGGCACCGCCTTGCCAGCAGGCCGGAAGATGAATTTGGCGGTAGCCCTGCCGAGCGAGATGTCATCATGCGGTTGCACGCGACGCAGGAGGATGCTCCGAAGAACGCCGTGAGCATTGACGCCACCGCGCCGCTCGCCAGCGTTGTCGATGATATTCTCTCGAAATGTTAG
- a CDS encoding calcium:proton antiporter, producing MGQGASMIAAAALIATIVLASMRVAHHAETLAVKVGDPYGTMILTLSAVAVEVIILAIMMSGESSPTLVRDTIYAAVMLDINGILGLAALLGGLKHGEQPYNDDSSRTYGVMILTAMGISMIVPEFIPDARWHYYSAFTIVAMIALYALFLRMQVGRHSYFFSYSYPRTEKKLATTEAEEHREEDSTATSIVTILIGVVLIGTLAEFMSAFMDTGLKGTGAPPAIAAIVVAAISAAPEILTALRAALRNRMQATVNIALGASLSTVILTVPVMEAIALYTAQPFIMAMSPVQTVMVMITLIVAAINLNDGETNAIEGMTHFILFATFIMLTALGL from the coding sequence ATGGGCCAGGGCGCATCAATGATCGCAGCCGCGGCATTGATCGCAACCATTGTACTGGCCTCCATGCGCGTCGCCCATCATGCTGAGACGCTCGCCGTCAAGGTCGGCGACCCCTACGGCACGATGATCCTCACCCTTTCCGCCGTTGCCGTCGAGGTCATCATCCTTGCGATCATGATGAGCGGCGAGAGTTCGCCGACGCTGGTGCGCGACACGATCTACGCCGCCGTCATGCTCGATATCAACGGCATCCTCGGCCTTGCCGCCCTTCTTGGCGGGCTAAAGCATGGTGAACAGCCCTATAATGACGATTCCAGCCGGACCTATGGCGTGATGATCCTGACTGCCATGGGCATTTCGATGATCGTGCCGGAATTCATCCCGGATGCGAGATGGCACTATTATTCGGCCTTCACCATCGTCGCGATGATCGCCCTCTATGCGCTGTTCCTGCGCATGCAGGTCGGCAGGCACAGCTACTTCTTCAGCTATAGCTATCCGCGCACGGAAAAGAAGCTCGCAACTACCGAGGCTGAAGAACATCGTGAAGAGGACTCCACGGCGACTTCGATCGTGACAATCCTGATCGGGGTCGTCCTGATCGGTACGCTCGCCGAATTCATGTCGGCCTTCATGGATACCGGCCTCAAGGGCACCGGCGCTCCGCCCGCCATCGCCGCCATAGTCGTCGCCGCCATCTCGGCAGCGCCGGAAATTCTGACCGCTCTGCGGGCAGCGCTTAGAAACCGCATGCAGGCGACCGTCAACATCGCCCTTGGCGCCTCGCTGTCGACCGTCATCCTGACGGTGCCGGTCATGGAGGCGATTGCGCTCTATACCGCCCAGCCCTTCATCATGGCCATGTCTCCGGTGCAGACGGTCATGGTGATGATCACGCTGATCGTCGCAGCCATCAACCTCAATGATGGCGAAACCAACGCCATCGAGGGCATGACCCATTTCATTCTCTTCGCCACCTTCATCATGCTGACGGCGCTCGGTCTTTGA
- a CDS encoding DUF1236 domain-containing protein, giving the protein MSLKRNLLLTGFVLLGSAGLAQAEMAATTATDIEVRSGPGAEFPTVGVATRGSEATLDGCVEGSRWCRVDVNGMRGWVYAQYLSVEQNGASVVVQDHRDDLGIPTITYEQTDPVQTGSVQRVQPSPNDQLLGPVDENGADVVAVTPPEEVRTYIDDNPVDTVRLNGDLVVGATVPQSVEVHRIPDYQYSYVEVNHQPVLVDPGTRRIVYVYR; this is encoded by the coding sequence ATGTCCTTGAAAAGAAATCTGTTGCTGACCGGCTTTGTCCTTCTCGGCAGTGCGGGTCTCGCCCAGGCCGAGATGGCAGCAACGACCGCCACCGATATCGAAGTTCGTTCCGGACCGGGCGCGGAATTTCCTACAGTCGGCGTCGCCACACGAGGGTCCGAAGCCACTCTGGACGGCTGCGTCGAGGGCAGCCGCTGGTGCCGGGTCGATGTCAACGGCATGCGGGGCTGGGTCTATGCGCAATATCTGAGCGTCGAACAGAATGGCGCCTCGGTCGTCGTCCAGGACCACCGGGATGACCTGGGCATTCCCACCATTACCTATGAACAGACAGACCCAGTCCAGACCGGCAGCGTCCAGCGCGTTCAGCCAAGCCCGAACGATCAGTTGCTGGGTCCCGTCGATGAGAACGGCGCTGATGTGGTCGCCGTCACCCCGCCTGAGGAAGTCCGGACCTATATTGATGACAACCCGGTCGATACGGTTCGGTTGAATGGTGATCTGGTCGTGGGCGCCACCGTCCCGCAAAGCGTGGAGGTGCACCGCATTCCGGATTATCAATACAGCTATGTCGAGGTGAACCATCAGCCGGTTCTGGTCGATCCCGGCACGCGCAGGATCGTCTACGTCTACCGCTGA
- a CDS encoding MBL fold metallo-hydrolase, which yields MGMLQAGIIPVTPFEQNCTILFDPETKEGVVVDPGGDVDIILQTVRENGITLKAIWLTHGHIDHAGGADEVREALGIEVIGPHEDDRFLLEDIEAKGKMFNISGVRNVTPDRFLKEGDKVSFGEHEFEVFHCPGHAPGHVIYVNRKQGFAHLGDVLFNGSIGRTDLPGGNHQQLLESIRDKVFPLGDEVGFICGHGPGSRIGDERRTNPFLRGL from the coding sequence ATGGGCATGCTCCAGGCCGGCATCATTCCGGTGACCCCTTTCGAACAGAACTGCACCATTCTGTTCGATCCGGAGACGAAGGAGGGCGTGGTGGTCGATCCGGGCGGTGATGTCGATATCATCCTACAGACGGTGCGCGAGAACGGCATTACTCTGAAGGCCATCTGGCTGACGCACGGCCATATCGATCACGCCGGCGGTGCCGACGAGGTGCGCGAAGCGCTCGGCATCGAGGTGATCGGTCCCCATGAAGACGACCGCTTCCTGCTCGAGGATATCGAAGCCAAGGGCAAGATGTTCAACATCAGCGGCGTGCGCAACGTCACGCCGGACCGCTTTCTGAAGGAGGGGGACAAGGTCTCCTTCGGCGAACATGAGTTCGAGGTTTTCCACTGCCCCGGCCATGCGCCGGGTCACGTCATCTATGTCAACCGGAAGCAGGGTTTCGCCCATCTCGGCGACGTGCTGTTCAATGGCTCGATCGGCAGAACGGATCTGCCCGGCGGCAATCACCAGCAGCTTTTGGAATCGATCCGCGACAAGGTCTTTCCGCTGGGCGATGAGGTAGGTTTCATCTGCGGCCATGGACCTGGAAGCCGCATCGGCGACGAGCGTCGCACCAATCCCTTCCTGCGCGGATTATGA
- a CDS encoding pyridoxal phosphate-dependent aminotransferase translates to MAFLADALSRVKPSATIAVSQKARELKAKGRDVIGLGAGEPDFDTPDNIKTAAIDAINRGETKYTPVSGIPELRKAIAAKFKRENNLDYTWEQTIVGTGGKQILFNAFMATLNPGDEVIIPTPYWVSYPEMVALCGGTPVFVATTQANSFKLQPADLEKAITPKTKWFMFNSPSNPSGAAYTHAELKALTDVLVKHPHVWVLTDDMYEHLTYGEFKFATPVEVEPSLYDRTLTMNGVSKAYAMTGWRIGYAAGPLQLIKAMDMIQGQQTSGATSIAQWAAVEALNGPQDFIPRNKKIFEGRRDLVVSMLNQAKGISCPVPEGAFYVYPSCAGLIGKTAPTGKVIETDEDFVSELLESEGVAVVHGSAFGLGPNFRISYATSEELLEEACRRIQRFCGACK, encoded by the coding sequence ATGGCCTTTCTTGCCGACGCTCTTTCCCGTGTAAAGCCTTCTGCCACCATCGCCGTTTCCCAGAAAGCGCGCGAGCTGAAAGCAAAAGGACGCGACGTGATCGGCCTCGGCGCCGGTGAGCCCGATTTCGATACGCCCGATAATATCAAGACGGCGGCCATCGACGCGATCAACCGCGGCGAGACGAAGTACACGCCGGTTTCCGGTATTCCGGAACTGCGCAAGGCGATCGCCGCCAAGTTCAAGCGCGAGAACAATCTCGATTATACGTGGGAGCAGACGATCGTCGGCACCGGCGGCAAGCAGATCCTGTTCAACGCCTTCATGGCGACGCTGAACCCGGGCGATGAAGTCATCATCCCGACCCCTTACTGGGTTTCCTACCCGGAAATGGTGGCGCTGTGCGGCGGTACGCCGGTTTTCGTCGCGACGACGCAGGCCAACAGCTTCAAGCTGCAGCCCGCCGATCTTGAAAAGGCGATCACGCCGAAGACCAAGTGGTTCATGTTCAACTCGCCGTCCAACCCGTCGGGCGCCGCCTACACGCATGCCGAACTGAAGGCGCTGACGGACGTGCTGGTCAAGCATCCGCATGTCTGGGTGCTGACCGACGACATGTACGAGCACCTGACCTATGGCGAGTTCAAGTTCGCCACCCCGGTCGAAGTCGAGCCGAGCCTCTATGATCGCACGCTGACGATGAACGGTGTTTCCAAGGCCTATGCCATGACCGGCTGGCGCATCGGCTATGCCGCCGGCCCGCTGCAGCTCATCAAGGCCATGGACATGATCCAGGGCCAGCAGACCTCGGGCGCAACCTCGATCGCGCAGTGGGCTGCCGTCGAAGCGCTGAACGGTCCGCAGGACTTCATTCCGCGCAACAAGAAGATCTTCGAAGGTCGCCGCGATCTCGTAGTCTCGATGCTGAACCAGGCGAAGGGCATTTCCTGCCCGGTTCCGGAAGGCGCCTTCTACGTCTATCCGTCCTGCGCCGGCCTGATCGGCAAGACGGCTCCGACCGGTAAGGTCATCGAGACGGACGAGGATTTCGTGTCCGAGCTGCTGGAATCCGAAGGCGTTGCCGTCGTTCACGGTTCGGCTTTCGGCCTCGGCCCGAACTTCCGCATCTCCTACGCGACCTCGGAAGAGCTGCTTGAGGAAGCTTGCCGCCGCATCCAGCGCTTCTGCGGCGCCTGCAAGTAA
- a CDS encoding GrpB family protein produces MGTAVELVPYDPRWLEDYKRIREKLEGLLAPHVMTIEHIGSTSIPGIAAKPLIDIDIILRSAADVPAATRILLEQNYEPRGNRYDDDVWAFMRRNGTPPERIYLCPPNNQTHEHRVIFRDYLRKHPAEAAAYAALKLKLAQLHRYDGDRYTAEKRHFVDAIIEKASDKPKG; encoded by the coding sequence ATGGGAACAGCGGTGGAACTGGTGCCATACGACCCACGATGGCTGGAAGATTACAAACGCATCCGCGAAAAGCTCGAAGGATTGCTTGCACCCCATGTCATGACGATCGAACATATCGGCAGCACATCCATACCCGGAATCGCAGCAAAACCGCTAATCGATATCGACATCATCCTGCGCAGCGCGGCCGACGTCCCTGCGGCGACCCGGATTCTTCTGGAGCAAAATTACGAGCCCCGCGGCAATCGCTATGATGATGATGTTTGGGCCTTCATGCGGCGCAACGGCACACCGCCTGAACGGATTTATCTCTGCCCACCCAACAACCAGACACACGAACACCGGGTGATCTTTCGCGATTATCTTCGGAAGCACCCCGCAGAAGCAGCAGCCTATGCAGCGCTGAAACTGAAGCTGGCCCAGCTCCATCGGTATGATGGCGATCGTTACACCGCCGAAAAGCGTCACTTCGTCGACGCAATCATAGAAAAGGCGTCAGACAAGCCGAAAGGCTAG
- a CDS encoding NAD-dependent epimerase/dehydratase family protein, whose protein sequence is MEMTMSDNKESTKTALVLGATGGIGGAVAGGLALRGWRIRALNRNAAEAARRQPEFDWFQGDAMQADDVLKAAQGADVIVHAVNPPGYRNWGKVVLPMLDNTIAAAKAVGARIVLPGTVYNFGPDVFPIVTEDSAQRPKTRKGAIRVQMERRLRAAAEQGDSPVIIVRAGDFFGGARANSWFSQAMVTPGKLITSMTYPGKRGVGHQWAYLPDVAETMIRLIEKGDGLPAFAVYHMRGHWDGDGRQMIEAVQRVVGRNVKVKSFPWWIVPLASPFVTFMRELREMSYLWDVPLEMRNDRLVAALGDEPHTPIDQAVRSSLASIGCLQAA, encoded by the coding sequence ATGGAGATGACGATGAGCGACAACAAGGAAAGTACGAAGACAGCCCTGGTACTCGGCGCGACCGGCGGCATTGGCGGTGCTGTCGCGGGAGGGCTTGCCCTTCGCGGCTGGCGCATCCGGGCGCTGAATCGCAATGCGGCCGAGGCGGCCCGCCGTCAGCCGGAATTCGACTGGTTCCAGGGCGATGCCATGCAGGCGGATGATGTTCTGAAGGCGGCGCAAGGTGCGGATGTCATCGTGCATGCGGTCAACCCGCCCGGCTATCGCAATTGGGGCAAGGTCGTCCTGCCGATGCTCGACAATACCATTGCCGCCGCCAAGGCGGTCGGTGCACGGATCGTGCTGCCAGGTACGGTTTACAATTTCGGTCCCGATGTCTTCCCGATTGTCACGGAAGACAGCGCGCAGCGCCCGAAGACCCGTAAAGGAGCCATCCGCGTGCAGATGGAGCGGCGTCTGAGGGCAGCGGCAGAGCAGGGCGATAGCCCGGTCATCATCGTTCGCGCCGGCGATTTCTTCGGCGGGGCGCGCGCCAACAGCTGGTTTTCTCAAGCCATGGTGACGCCGGGTAAGCTGATCACTTCGATGACCTATCCGGGCAAACGCGGCGTAGGCCATCAATGGGCCTATCTGCCCGATGTCGCCGAAACCATGATCCGGTTGATCGAGAAAGGCGACGGGCTGCCGGCCTTCGCCGTCTATCATATGCGCGGTCATTGGGATGGAGACGGCAGACAGATGATCGAAGCCGTGCAGCGCGTCGTTGGACGCAATGTGAAGGTGAAATCGTTTCCCTGGTGGATAGTACCGCTAGCCTCTCCCTTCGTGACATTCATGCGGGAACTGCGCGAAATGAGCTATCTCTGGGATGTGCCGTTGGAGATGCGGAACGACAGGCTGGTGGCTGCGCTCGGCGACGAGCCGCATACGCCGATCGATCAAGCCGTTCGCAGCAGCCTGGCGTCGATCGGGTGCCTGCAGGCCGCGTAA
- a CDS encoding DUF2188 domain-containing protein, with translation MVKVVYEIVPHDGGWAYRFRDVYSEAFPTHSEAVEAARIVAAEQQIGGDSAEISWQDESGKWHEEYADGGDRPETEVIDGQVHFPPIDTAPGA, from the coding sequence ATGGTCAAGGTCGTTTACGAAATCGTGCCGCATGACGGTGGGTGGGCTTATCGCTTCCGTGATGTTTATTCGGAAGCGTTTCCAACACATTCCGAGGCGGTGGAGGCCGCCCGGATCGTGGCGGCGGAACAGCAGATCGGGGGAGACTCAGCCGAAATCAGCTGGCAGGACGAGAGCGGCAAGTGGCATGAGGAATATGCAGACGGCGGTGACCGACCGGAAACGGAAGTCATCGACGGCCAGGTGCATTTCCCACCGATCGATACTGCCCCTGGCGCCTAG
- a CDS encoding MarR family winged helix-turn-helix transcriptional regulator → MSQNAAKTELLATPLQNAGSIDFEIIELLFFAYRDFVSDPDQILLKSGFGRAHHRVVHFVNREPGMTVADLLETLQITKQSLARVLKQLIDSGYIRQVAGPEDRRQRKLYPTQAGRDLALALAEPQSRRIERAFEGASEATRESVKRFLRGMQTVK, encoded by the coding sequence ATGAGCCAGAATGCGGCAAAGACGGAGCTGCTGGCCACGCCGTTGCAGAACGCGGGAAGCATCGATTTCGAGATCATCGAGCTGCTTTTCTTCGCCTACCGCGATTTCGTTTCCGATCCGGATCAGATTCTGCTGAAGAGCGGCTTCGGCCGGGCTCATCATCGCGTCGTCCATTTCGTTAACCGCGAACCCGGCATGACGGTTGCGGACCTTCTGGAAACATTGCAGATCACAAAACAGAGTCTGGCGCGGGTTCTCAAACAATTGATCGATTCGGGTTATATTCGCCAGGTCGCAGGTCCGGAGGACCGGCGGCAGCGCAAGCTGTACCCGACGCAAGCCGGCAGAGACTTGGCGCTGGCTTTGGCCGAGCCCCAATCGCGCCGCATTGAAAGGGCATTCGAAGGCGCGTCCGAAGCGACGCGCGAAAGCGTGAAGCGTTTCCTGAGAGGAATGCAGACCGTAAAATGA
- a CDS encoding DMT family transporter, which translates to MSRIQANLLLLLAAAIWGGGFVAQSTAMKAIGPFWFIGLRFAVATLVVLPFVWMENRKAAKPLTPRNWLSFLLIGLALFGGAATQQLGLLTTTVTNSSFITGLYVVFVPLIAVIFLRRSPHWVIWPAALMALCGIYLLSGGSFSHLTNGDFLTVICALFWAAQITLAGSAVNETGRPLGISATQFAVTAVLALAVAVAVEPISIADISAAFGEILYVGIFSSGLAFALQIIGQRYTTAPQAAIFLSSEALFGASLGALLLGETIGPLGYAGCALMFTAMLAVELVPELTRRRGATA; encoded by the coding sequence ATGTCTCGCATACAGGCGAATTTGTTGTTGTTGCTTGCCGCCGCGATCTGGGGCGGCGGTTTCGTTGCGCAATCGACAGCGATGAAGGCGATCGGCCCCTTCTGGTTCATCGGTCTCAGATTCGCCGTCGCCACCCTGGTCGTCCTGCCCTTCGTGTGGATGGAAAACAGGAAGGCTGCGAAGCCCTTGACGCCTCGCAACTGGCTCTCCTTTTTGCTGATCGGCCTTGCTCTTTTTGGCGGAGCGGCGACGCAGCAGCTCGGCCTTCTGACGACGACTGTCACGAACTCCAGTTTCATAACCGGCCTTTACGTGGTCTTCGTACCGCTGATCGCCGTTATCTTCCTGCGCCGCTCGCCGCATTGGGTCATCTGGCCTGCAGCCTTGATGGCGCTTTGCGGCATCTACCTGCTCTCGGGCGGCTCCTTCTCGCACCTGACCAATGGCGATTTCCTGACCGTCATCTGCGCGCTTTTCTGGGCAGCCCAAATCACGCTCGCCGGCTCCGCCGTCAACGAAACCGGCCGGCCACTTGGTATTTCCGCAACGCAATTTGCGGTCACCGCCGTTCTCGCCCTGGCCGTCGCGGTCGCCGTCGAACCGATCAGCATCGCCGATATAAGTGCAGCGTTTGGCGAAATCCTCTATGTCGGCATCTTTTCCTCCGGCCTGGCTTTTGCGCTGCAGATCATCGGCCAGCGTTATACGACCGCACCCCAGGCCGCGATCTTCCTGTCTTCGGAAGCACTGTTCGGAGCTTCGCTCGGCGCCTTGTTGCTCGGCGAGACCATCGGCCCGCTTGGCTATGCCGGCTGCGCCTTGATGTTTACGGCGATGCTGGCCGTGGAATTGGTGCCGGAATTGACTCGGCGACGCGGCGCCACAGCATAA
- a CDS encoding PQQ-dependent sugar dehydrogenase — MRGTRTGLGRTEFSIALMAGALLTATSALAEPVQTFKTQKVDVKVETVATGLDHPWAVEVLPDGAYLVTERPGRMRLIRDGKVSGPISGMPEVYAHGQGGLLDIALDPNFTGNRTLYFTASVAGDGGSGTAVFRARLSPDEKQLSDVKRVFLMNKLSRGNIQYGSRIAIARDGSLFISLGDRGRQDRAQDFHDDAGSIIHIEADGSTPANNPFKDGKRALPEIWSKGHRNPQGITFDSQANRLYTAEHGARGGDEINTPEAGKNYGWPIISYGVNYSGTKIGIGTAKAGMEQPRFYWDPSIAPGAIAVYRGKMFPEWNGDFLVTALKFELLSRLSQDGKGKITEQERMFEGKFGRMRDVTVAPDGALLITTDESDGALLRISRAAS; from the coding sequence ATGCGCGGCACCAGAACGGGATTAGGCAGAACGGAGTTCTCCATCGCCTTGATGGCCGGCGCTCTGCTCACGGCAACATCGGCTCTTGCCGAACCGGTGCAGACTTTCAAGACGCAAAAGGTTGACGTCAAAGTCGAAACGGTCGCGACGGGGCTTGATCACCCCTGGGCCGTCGAGGTGCTGCCGGATGGCGCCTATCTCGTGACCGAGCGGCCCGGCCGCATGCGCCTTATCCGCGACGGCAAGGTCTCAGGCCCTATATCAGGCATGCCCGAAGTTTACGCGCATGGCCAGGGCGGCCTCCTCGATATAGCCCTTGATCCGAACTTCACCGGCAACCGCACCCTCTATTTCACCGCCTCCGTGGCGGGTGACGGCGGAAGCGGCACGGCTGTCTTTCGCGCCAGACTATCGCCGGACGAGAAGCAGCTGAGCGATGTGAAGCGCGTCTTCCTGATGAACAAGCTGTCGCGCGGCAATATCCAATATGGTTCGCGCATCGCAATTGCCCGCGACGGCAGCCTCTTCATCAGCCTCGGCGACCGCGGCCGGCAGGATCGCGCCCAGGACTTTCACGACGACGCCGGCTCCATTATCCACATAGAAGCCGATGGCAGCACCCCCGCCAACAATCCGTTCAAAGACGGCAAGCGGGCTTTGCCTGAAATCTGGTCGAAGGGCCACCGTAACCCGCAGGGCATCACTTTCGACAGCCAGGCGAACAGGCTCTATACGGCAGAACATGGCGCCAGGGGCGGCGATGAGATCAACACGCCCGAAGCCGGCAAGAATTACGGCTGGCCAATCATCTCCTACGGCGTCAATTATTCCGGCACGAAGATCGGCATTGGCACCGCAAAGGCCGGCATGGAGCAGCCCCGCTTCTATTGGGATCCTTCGATCGCGCCCGGCGCCATTGCCGTCTATCGCGGTAAGATGTTTCCCGAGTGGAATGGCGATTTTCTCGTCACGGCGCTGAAGTTCGAGCTGCTCTCACGGCTAAGCCAGGACGGCAAAGGCAAGATCACCGAACAGGAACGCATGTTTGAGGGAAAATTCGGCCGCATGCGCGACGTAACAGTCGCGCCCGATGGTGCGTTGCTGATAACGACGGATGAAAGCGATGGTGCGCTCCTGAGGATTTCGAGGGCTGCAAGCTAG
- a CDS encoding cold-shock protein produces MAETGTVKFFNTDKGFGFIKPDKGGADIFVHISAVQASGLAGLSENQKVSFDTEPDRRGKGPKAVNLQIAG; encoded by the coding sequence ATGGCCGAGACTGGCACTGTAAAGTTTTTCAATACCGATAAGGGCTTCGGTTTCATCAAACCGGACAAGGGTGGCGCAGACATCTTTGTACACATTTCTGCAGTTCAGGCTTCTGGTCTGGCAGGATTGTCGGAAAACCAGAAGGTAAGCTTCGACACGGAACCGGATCGCCGCGGCAAGGGACCGAAGGCCGTCAATCTGCAGATTGCTGGCTGA